From Brevundimonas vesicularis:
CGACGCCAAGGGGCTGAAGCTGCGTGTCGAAGGCGCGTCGGCCATGCCGCGCCACGTCAAGGGCGACGTGATGCGCATCCGTCAGGTGCTGAACAACCTGATGTCCAACGCGATGAAATTCACGGAAGAAGGCCAGATCACCCTGCGCGTCCAGGCGTGGCCCGAAGAGCCGTCAGGCTACGCCCTGCTGTTCGAGATCGCCGACACCGGTTCGGGCATGACCGCGGATCAGTTGGCGCGCTTGTTCACGCCCTTCGACCAGACCGCCGAAGGCGTCACGGCCCGCTATGGCGGCTCGGGCCTGGGCCTAGCGATCAGCCGCAATCTGATCGACCTGATGGGGGGCCGGCTGACGGTCCGCAGCACGCCGGGACAGGGCTCGCGCTTCACCGTCTCCCTGATCCTGCCACGCGGAGACGAGGCGGTTCAGATCGTCGATGCTGTGGATGAAAGCCGTCTGGACATCGCCCGCTCGCTGGCGCCCTCCGTCGCGCCCACGCCCCAGCCCTCGCCCGTCGCCGCAGCGCCTGAGGCCGAACCGGTCGTCGCGACGCCTGCGGTCGCCGAGGATGCTGAAGACCAGCCGCTGCGCCTGCTGGTCGTGGACGATCACGACATCAACCGCCGCGCGGTGCAGCTGATCCTTCAGCCGCTGGGCTGCGAGATCACGACCGCCGCCGACGGCATGATCGCGCTGGAACGCTGTCAGGAGGCGGTGTTCGACGTCATCTTCATGGATGTGCGGATGCCCGAGCTGGACGGGCGCGAGACGACGCGTCGCCTGCGCGCCGGCGGCGGACCCAACGCCGCCACCCCGGTCGTCGCCGTCACCGCCGACACCGCGCCCGAAGACGTCGCGGCCTGCCAGGCGGCCGGCATGGCTTATTTCGTCTCCAAGCCCCTGACGCCGCCCGCCCTGATCGGCGCCCTGCAGCACGTGCTGGACGACACCGCCGCTCAGGCCGCGACCGAGGCCGCCTGACCCAGGACCGTCGCGATCAGGCCCGCGGCGAAATCGGCCTGTCGCATCTCGCATTCCCAGACCACGACCACGCGCCAGGCTGACGCCTCCAGCGCCTGCACGGCTGCGGCGTCGCGCGCGCGGTTTCGCTCGATCTTGGCGATCCAGTAATCGGCGTTGGTCTTGGGCTGACGCGCGCCGCGCGGGCAATCATGGCCGTGCCAGAAGCAGCCGTGGACGAACAGGGCGACCTTGCGGCCCTTCATCACCACATCCGGGCGGCCCGACAGACCCATGCCGCCCAGCCGATAGCCGATCCCGGCCGCACGCAGGATCCTGCGCACGGCCAGTTCCGGCGACGTATCCCGCCCCTTCACGCGACGCATCACGGCGCTGCGCTTCTCGGGGCTGAACACATCCGTCATCATTTGTCGACCCAGGCTATCGCTTCGCTACTTGAGCCTGGATCGACGGACTTCAAACCAGATTAAAGCTGCGCCAGCAGATGCTCGGCGGACGACACTTTGAACTCGCCGCCCTGCTCGATGTTCAGCTGCTCGACCACGCCGTCCTTGACCAGCATCGAATAGCGCTGCGAACGCTCTCCCAGACCGAAGCCCGAACCGTCCAGCACCAGACCCAAGGCGCGGGTCAGTTCGCCGTTGCCGTCGGCCAGCATGACGATGCTGTCGTCGGTGATGCCCTGGCTTTCAGCCCAGGCCTTCATGACGAAGGCGTCGTTGACCGAGATGCAGGCAACCGTATCGACGCCCTTGCCCTGGATGTCGGCCAGGTGATCCTTGAAGCCCGGCAAGTGGCGCGCCGAGCAGGTGGGGGTGAAGGCGCCGGGCACGGCGAACAGGGCCACGGTCTTGCCGGCGAAGATGTCGTCGGTGCTGACGGGCTTGGGGCCCTCGGCGGTCGCTTGGGCGAGGGTTGCGTTCGGGATGCGATCGCCGATCTGAATGGTCATGTCTGTCTCGCTGAGGTTTAAGGCCGGCGCGTTTGAACGGCCGTGTGCGACACATAGACACCACGGGCGACACCGCAAGCGCCGGTTCGGCTTGCTTGCGCCGCTTTCCGGACGGATGATGCCAGGATCATGAGCCAAGCCTCCACCCTGACCGGCCGACTGCTGGTCGCCATGCCCGGGATCGACGACGCCCGGTTCGAACACGCCGTCATCCTGATCTGCGCCCACGGGCCGGATCACGCCATGGGCCTGCGGCTGGATCGACCGGCGCCGGGGGTGGATCTCAAGACGGTTCTGGACAAGCTGGACGCGCCGGCGCCCGATCAATCCATCGGCCGCGCGGTCCTGATGGGCGGGCCGGTCGAGCGCGAACGCGGCTTTGTGCTGCACACCGACGACTGGACGGTCGGCGACGACACCCTGGCCTTCGGCGACGGTCTGGCGATGACCGGCACGCGCGAGGCGCTGGCCGCCATGACCGACGAAGTCGCCGGTCCGAGCCGCTCGGCCCTTCTGCTGGGCTACGCCGGCTGGGGCGAGGGGCAGTTGGAGGAGGAGCTGGCCGACAACGTCTGGCTGACCGCCGACGCCGATCTGGACCTGATTTTCGACGGCGAACACACGTCGAAATGGACGCGCGCCCTCGCCCAGTTGGGCGTGGACGCGGCCATGCTGTCGAGCCAGGGCGGCCGGGCCTGAGGCCCAGACCGCCCATCTTGAGGCTTAGAAGCGGTAGTTCATACCGATGCGGACCATGTGGGTTCCGAAGCGACCGTTGCTGCGGATCATGTCGGTGCCGGTGGTGTTCGGGGCCGAGATGAAGGGGTTCGTCGCCGGGGTCGTGCCGGTGTTGCCAACGCGGATCACCGGGCTGTCGACGTCCAGCGAGGTGTAGAGATATTCGCCGCTGACCGTCAGGCCGCGACCCAGGGCGTATTCCACGCCACCGCCGGCCTGCCAGCCGTCGCCGTCATCGCCTTCGCTGGTTTCGGTGAAGCTGTTGGCTTGGTTCGACGTGCGGAACTTGTTCTCGAACTTGCCATAGGCGTAACCGCCGGTGCCGTAGATCAGCGCCGGGCCATAGGCATAGCCCAACTTCAGACGAGCCGCCGCCGTACTCTCCAGCTCGCGCGTGAAGGTGTAAAAGGCAGGGGTGGTCGAAAAGCCGGTCACCGAATCCTGGACATTGTTGACGCTGTATTCCGCCAGGGCGCCGACGACGAAGTTGCCGAACTGCATGTCGTAACCGGCGCGGACGCCGGCTTCGACGCCGTCGTTATCGTCACGGCAGCCTGTGCCGGGGGCGGTGCTGGTCGCCATGCCGCCGCAGAAGCCGGGGCTGAAGGCGTTGGCGCCGGTTCCCGTCGAGACCTGATCGCCGTAACGGCCGTCCAGATTGCGGTCGAAGCCGAGGTTCTCGTTCTCGTCGTCGTTCGCCTGGTTATAGCCGCCGAAGATGCCGACGTAGGGGCCGGACCAGTCGGGAGCGACGGACTGGGCCAGGGCGGGGGTGGAAACCATGGCCAGGGCCAGGGCGCTGGAGGCGAGGGTCTTGATCATTTGGGGAGGCTTTCGTGCCGAAAATGCGGGCGCGACATCCCCGCTCGCCGTCACAAAAGCCGAGAGCGGCCACAGGTTCCTTGGCCGACCCATCGCTAAATGTCGCACATCCAATAGCTTAGGTTGTGCGTAGGGGGAGCTAACGCGTCGCCATGGACACCAGAAACGCGATCAACAAAATCAGGCTGACCCCCTGCCAGAACCGCACCGGATCGCGCTCGATCAAGGACAGCTGACGCGGCGGCGGCGCGGCGACGGCGCTGCCGGTCTCCAGCACATGGATCAGTTCCTCCACATCCTCGAACCGCTCGTTCGGATCGACGGCGACGGCGCGCATGATGGCCGCCTCCAGCCAGGCGGGCATATCCGGCCTGTGTCGCGTCGGCGGTGCGGGCGCCCGGTCGAAGCGCGGCGCATCGGCCGGATCCACCTCTCCCCACGGATAGGTTCGGG
This genomic window contains:
- a CDS encoding ATP-binding protein, coding for MKSTAVDTAESSWTAAVRQRSSAAVQRLVASAAVALIVIPMIGVRLTVGWIVLYLAVQAMEMVVYRPILKGPYELSAGRKLATLAVVAVNSAVFSSLSLLLWWIGGAFGGVCAVLLLTSVMLTAIVNATRCQSVMIAGLVPQVGFLLATPFFVYALGASGPLVMSAAAAVVLFTFYVAITGQRMIETSVTVVRAHALAEDSRLRAERNLADHTTFLAAIGHDLRTPIGAILAGAAELRAPDAQSRASANLITDAGLMMKALLDDLLDHTRIGAGRMTVEAKDFDLRQMLAQTLMLWRGVADAKGLKLRVEGASAMPRHVKGDVMRIRQVLNNLMSNAMKFTEEGQITLRVQAWPEEPSGYALLFEIADTGSGMTADQLARLFTPFDQTAEGVTARYGGSGLGLAISRNLIDLMGGRLTVRSTPGQGSRFTVSLILPRGDEAVQIVDAVDESRLDIARSLAPSVAPTPQPSPVAAAPEAEPVVATPAVAEDAEDQPLRLLVVDDHDINRRAVQLILQPLGCEITTAADGMIALERCQEAVFDVIFMDVRMPELDGRETTRRLRAGGGPNAATPVVAVTADTAPEDVAACQAAGMAYFVSKPLTPPALIGALQHVLDDTAAQAATEAA
- a CDS encoding very short patch repair endonuclease; amino-acid sequence: MTDVFSPEKRSAVMRRVKGRDTSPELAVRRILRAAGIGYRLGGMGLSGRPDVVMKGRKVALFVHGCFWHGHDCPRGARQPKTNADYWIAKIERNRARDAAAVQALEASAWRVVVVWECEMRQADFAAGLIATVLGQAASVAA
- a CDS encoding peroxiredoxin, translated to MTIQIGDRIPNATLAQATAEGPKPVSTDDIFAGKTVALFAVPGAFTPTCSARHLPGFKDHLADIQGKGVDTVACISVNDAFVMKAWAESQGITDDSIVMLADGNGELTRALGLVLDGSGFGLGERSQRYSMLVKDGVVEQLNIEQGGEFKVSSAEHLLAQL
- a CDS encoding YqgE/AlgH family protein, with the protein product MSQASTLTGRLLVAMPGIDDARFEHAVILICAHGPDHAMGLRLDRPAPGVDLKTVLDKLDAPAPDQSIGRAVLMGGPVERERGFVLHTDDWTVGDDTLAFGDGLAMTGTREALAAMTDEVAGPSRSALLLGYAGWGEGQLEEELADNVWLTADADLDLIFDGEHTSKWTRALAQLGVDAAMLSSQGGRA
- a CDS encoding outer membrane protein, which produces MIKTLASSALALAMVSTPALAQSVAPDWSGPYVGIFGGYNQANDDENENLGFDRNLDGRYGDQVSTGTGANAFSPGFCGGMATSTAPGTGCRDDNDGVEAGVRAGYDMQFGNFVVGALAEYSVNNVQDSVTGFSTTPAFYTFTRELESTAAARLKLGYAYGPALIYGTGGYAYGKFENKFRTSNQANSFTETSEGDDGDGWQAGGGVEYALGRGLTVSGEYLYTSLDVDSPVIRVGNTGTTPATNPFISAPNTTGTDMIRSNGRFGTHMVRIGMNYRF